In the Candidatus Chlamydia sanziniae genome, ATCTTACCTTGCCTTAGACCCAGACTCAGTTAATCTAATCTTGAAGTCTATGAGAAATACTATTACTCCAACGCCCCCAGGAGGACAATCTCCAGTACTATTGACAGCAATTGACGTCAGAAGATATGTACGAAAATTAATAGAGACAGAATTTCCTGATATTGCTGTGATTTCCTATCAAGAAGTACTCCCAGAAATTCGCATTCAACCATTAGGACGTATTCAAATTTTCTAATTGATCTATTGTTTCTTGTTATAGGAGGTTCATGGCATCATCTGGAGGCGCTGGAGGTTTAGGAAGTACACAAGGTGTTAATCTTTCAGAAGTGCAAGCAGCCGCAGCCAAATCTGATGCATCTGAAGTTATTGCTAGCCAAGAAGGCACTGAAATAAGTCTTATCCAACAGTCTCAGGACATGACAAATCCTGCGGCAGCAACACGAATAAGGAAAAAAGAAGACAAATTTCAGACTTTAGAGTCGCGAAGAAAAGGTGAAGCTGGTAAAGCAGGAAAAAAATCGGAGGCAACAGAAGAAAAAGGAAAGCAAGATCTCGCGGATACATTCACTGCAAATAATACCGAAATTTCTGCGCAAGACTTACGAGAACTTCGCGATTCCTTAACAGATGACTCCTCATCCGAAGAAATTTTACAGTCTATTCAAAAAAAAATCAAAGATCCAGCCTTACAAGCTATAGCTTTAGACTATCTTGTACAGACAATTCCTTCTAGTCGTGGAGCTCTAAAAGATGCACTTATCCAAGCGCGACTAACACATACACAACAATTCAGCCGTGCTGCTATTGGAGGAAAGAATATTTTATTCGCATCTCAACACTATGGGGAAATATTAAATACTTCGCCTTTCGGACTACGTCAGTTATATCTTGAAGTTACTGGAAATACCCATTCATGCGAACAACTTCTTTCACTACTCCAAGATCGTTATACTTACGATGACTCCAAAATCGTGAGCTCCTTTCTACTAAAAGGAATGGCTGTAGATTTAAAATCAGAAGGACCTTCCATAGAGCCTGCAAAACTACAAACCATGATGACTGAAATACGTAATTTACAAGCAGTCCTTGCTTCTTATGATTTTTTCAGTGCTAAGGTCCCTCTTCTTCTCGATAATTTAAAAGCAGAAGGAGCTCGCTACCCTGAAGATATAAATTTTGTAAAAGTTGCTGAGTCATATCATAAGGTTATTAATGATAAATTTCCTACTGCATCGAAACTAGAACGCGAAACCCGAAGCCTCATCGGAGAGGATCTAGACGCTGTTACTGGAATCTTGAATTTATTTTTTGGAGCTCTGCGACAAACCTCCCCACGGCTTTTCCCTTCAGCGGATAAACGACAACAATTAGGGACGATGATTGCCAATGCTTTAGACATGGTCAACATCAATAATGAAGATTATCCCAAAGCAACAGACTTTCCTAAACCTTATCCATGGTCATAAATGTAAGGCAAGCCACTATGCAAAACGAATTTGAACAGCTTCTAGAAGCGTTAGGCTCTTTATTAAACACCACACTTACACCTGATAGCAATCAAGCCTGTTTAATTCGGTTTAGTCATACAAATGTTCCTGTGCAACTTGAACAAGGCAACACTTCCGGAGATCTCGCCGTAGCAACACTCCTTGGATTACTTCCAGACAATGTATTTCGTGAGCGTATTTTTAAAGCTGCACTCTCAGTAAACGGTTCTCCACAATCTAACATTAAAGGTATTTTAGGGTATGGCGAGATCTCCCAACAGCTTTACCTTTCCGATATCCTAAGTATGAACTATCTCACTGGAGAAAAACTCTTTCAATACCTCACGCTATTCTCGCAACACGCAAAAATTTGGATGGAGGCATTAGAAACAGGCAACCTTCCTGATTTGCATGTCTTAGGGATTTATTATATTTCGTGAATATTCTTCCTGATATTAATAACTCTCCAACAGCACGTCTCTGGCAATCCATAGGGATCTCTACAAAACACGGTGTGTGCGTTCCTCTATTCTCATTGCATACTCAGGAGAGTTGCGGAATCGGTGAGTTTCTAGATCTTCTCCCATTTATTACATGGTGCAAACAATTAGGATTTCACATCATTCAGCTTCTTCCCTTGAACGATACAGGAGAAGATACTAGTCCTTATAACAGCATTTCCTCAGTCGCTCTAAATCCTCTTTTTCTGTCTTTAAGAAAACTTCCTCATGTAATGGCAGTTCCTCAAGCACATCAAAAACTCCAAGAAATGCACAAGCTTTGCCATCTCTCCTCAGTGAACTATACCCAGGTGAAAGCCTCTAAATGGATGTTTTTAAAAGAATACTATCAGCATCATGGGTATAAAGAAAGTAAGGAAAACAATGAATTTCTTGCATTTATAGAGAGAGAGAGTTACTGGCTTATGCCTTACGGAGTCTTCCGTGCTATCAAATACCACATGAAGGGCGCTCCGATTAACAACTGGCCCAAACCCCTAACTGACATTCATAACTTTTCTTATTTAGAAAAACAATTTCAAGAGGAAATGTTGTTTTTTGCCTACCTACAGTTCCTCTGCTATCGACAGATGAATGAAGTCAAAGCCTGGGCGGATAAGCACAATATTCTTCTTCAAGGAGATCTTCCTATTCTTATAAGTAAAGATAGTTGTGATGTTTGGTACTTTCGTCAATATTTTTCCTCATCACAATCTGTTGGTGCCCCTCCAGATATCTATAATGCCGAAGGTCAAAACTGGCATCTTCCTATTTATAATTTCACTAATCTTATACAAGATCACTATATTTGGTGGAAAGAACGTCTCCGTTATGCGGAAAATTTCTACTCACTCTATCGTTTAGATCATATTGTGGGCTTTTTTCGCTTTTGGGTATGGGATCCTTCAGGTAATGGAAAGTTCATCCCTGAGCATCCTGAAGATTATATCAAACAAGGGAAAGAGATCCTCTCTACTTTAATCCACGCCTCTTCCATGCTCCCTATCGGAGAAGATCTTGGGGATGTTCCTCAAAAGGTAAAACAAACTCTGCAAAAGCTTGGTATCTGTGGAATCCGTATTCCCCGCTGGGAGCGCAACTGGAGAGGGAATGAAGAATTTATCCCCTTAGAAAACTACTCCCCGTTGTCAGTTACTTCCCTATCGACTCATGACTCTGATACTCTAGCCTTATGGTGGCAAGATGCTCCTAAAGAAGCTCAACAGTTCGCTGAATTCTTGGGTCTTCCTTTCACTCGCCATCTTTCCCAAGAAAATCAAAAAAATATCTTAAAACTTTCTCATCAATCCGGATCGATCTTTCATATCAACCTGTTTAATGATTATCTTGCGCTATGTCCTGATCTTGTATCAAAAAATTTATACCACGAAAGAATCAATTCTCCAGGAACTATTTCTAAAAATAATTGGGTATACCGCGTACGCCCTTCAATAGAACAGTTTTCTACTCATGAAAAACTCAATATCTACATCGAAGAAATTCTTCCTAAACCCTAGTCCTATTTCGTTACTTACCTAAATCTACTTTTTAGAAAATCCTTTTGCTATTTATTATACTAGAAATTTTTAAAGAAAACCTCTTTCTTATATATCAGAAAAAGTCTACTATGAATTCTTTTTACTAAGGTTATTTTATTTTCGTAGTAATGACGAATTTAATGTAGGAAAGTTATGTCTAGAAAGTGCGCACTTACAGGGAAAAAACCTCGTCGTGGTTATAGCTACACTATTCGAGGAATTGCTAAAAGAAAAAAAGGTATTGGCTTAAAGGTTACAGGAAAAACCAAAAGACGTTTCTTTCCTAATATGATCACAAAACGTCTGTGGTCCACAGAAGAAAATCGTTTCCTTAGACTTAAAATTTCTGCCAATGCTCTTCGGCTTATCGATAAACTAGGATTGGAAAAAGTTCTTATTAGAGCAAAGAACAAAAATTTCTAGTTTCCACTAAGTATGCAACAAAAGGGAATGTTTTATGTCTTTATTAAGACGTCAGGTTTCTTTTTTGCGTATGCAAAACCAATTGATAGATGTTTTTGCTCCAGTAGACCCTTATCTTGAGCTTGCTGAAATTCATCGACGTGTTATTGAAAATCAGGGGCCAGCTCTTTTATTTCACAATGTCTTAGGATCTTCTTTTCCTGTTCTTACCAATTTCTTTGGAACACAGCAACGTTTAGATCTGCTTTTTTCTCGTGCTCCAGATGATCTTATCACTAAGATAGCTCATGTACTTTCTTCTAAACCCTCCATCTCTACTTTCTGGAGATCTCGCAATTTACTACGAAGATGCTTGTCCCTAGGATTACGGAAAGCATACGGACGCCACTTTCCATTCATTTCTATGCCTTCAGTGAACCTCTACAACCTACCAATAACTACGAGTTGGCCTGAAGACGGCGGGGCTTTTCTTACCCTTCCTCTAGTTTACACAGAGTCACCCAGTCTTACCACCCCTAACTTGGGAATGTACCGCATGCAAAGGTTCGGTCATGATACCTTGGGACTTCACTTTCAAATTCAAAAAGGAGGGGGAATGCATCTTTATGAAGCAGAACAAAATAAAAAAAATCTTCCTGTTACTGTATTTTTATCCGGCAATCCCTTTCTTATCCTCTCAGCCATTGCTCCACTCCCTGAAAATATTTCTGAATTTCTTCTGTGCACTTTTCTACAAAGCTCAAAGCTCGTCTATAAAAAGGTAGCAGATCATCCTCATCCCCTACTTTATGATGCAGAGTTTATCCTCATAGGAGAAGCTATTGGAGGAAAACGTCGTCCTGAAGGACCCTTTGGAGATCATTTCGGATATTATAGCCTCCAACA is a window encoding:
- the sctW gene encoding type III secretion system gatekeeper subunit SctW gives rise to the protein MASSGGAGGLGSTQGVNLSEVQAAAAKSDASEVIASQEGTEISLIQQSQDMTNPAAATRIRKKEDKFQTLESRRKGEAGKAGKKSEATEEKGKQDLADTFTANNTEISAQDLRELRDSLTDDSSSEEILQSIQKKIKDPALQAIALDYLVQTIPSSRGALKDALIQARLTHTQQFSRAAIGGKNILFASQHYGEILNTSPFGLRQLYLEVTGNTHSCEQLLSLLQDRYTYDDSKIVSSFLLKGMAVDLKSEGPSIEPAKLQTMMTEIRNLQAVLASYDFFSAKVPLLLDNLKAEGARYPEDINFVKVAESYHKVINDKFPTASKLERETRSLIGEDLDAVTGILNLFFGALRQTSPRLFPSADKRQQLGTMIANALDMVNINNEDYPKATDFPKPYPWS
- a CDS encoding CesT family type III secretion system chaperone gives rise to the protein MQNEFEQLLEALGSLLNTTLTPDSNQACLIRFSHTNVPVQLEQGNTSGDLAVATLLGLLPDNVFRERIFKAALSVNGSPQSNIKGILGYGEISQQLYLSDILSMNYLTGEKLFQYLTLFSQHAKIWMEALETGNLPDLHVLGIYYIS
- a CDS encoding 4-alpha-glucanotransferase; amino-acid sequence: MNILPDINNSPTARLWQSIGISTKHGVCVPLFSLHTQESCGIGEFLDLLPFITWCKQLGFHIIQLLPLNDTGEDTSPYNSISSVALNPLFLSLRKLPHVMAVPQAHQKLQEMHKLCHLSSVNYTQVKASKWMFLKEYYQHHGYKESKENNEFLAFIERESYWLMPYGVFRAIKYHMKGAPINNWPKPLTDIHNFSYLEKQFQEEMLFFAYLQFLCYRQMNEVKAWADKHNILLQGDLPILISKDSCDVWYFRQYFSSSQSVGAPPDIYNAEGQNWHLPIYNFTNLIQDHYIWWKERLRYAENFYSLYRLDHIVGFFRFWVWDPSGNGKFIPEHPEDYIKQGKEILSTLIHASSMLPIGEDLGDVPQKVKQTLQKLGICGIRIPRWERNWRGNEEFIPLENYSPLSVTSLSTHDSDTLALWWQDAPKEAQQFAEFLGLPFTRHLSQENQKNILKLSHQSGSIFHINLFNDYLALCPDLVSKNLYHERINSPGTISKNNWVYRVRPSIEQFSTHEKLNIYIEEILPKP
- the rpmB gene encoding 50S ribosomal protein L28, whose product is MSRKCALTGKKPRRGYSYTIRGIAKRKKGIGLKVTGKTKRRFFPNMITKRLWSTEENRFLRLKISANALRLIDKLGLEKVLIRAKNKNF